The following proteins are encoded in a genomic region of Chryseobacterium cucumeris:
- the lpxK gene encoding tetraacyldisaccharide 4'-kinase — protein sequence MKRWYLYPFSLGYHLVTGIRNTMYDLGIFKSTKFKTPIINVGNLSVGGSGKSPMVMYLAQFLSKHYRTGVLSRGYGRLTKGYEVTNYESNYKMVGDEAMQLFERFKNRFVIAVSEERVPGAKKVIDDMDLEVLVLDDAMQHRAIKAGFNILMTDFSDPFFKDYLLPAGDLRESRAGYKRADIIMVSKCPDELTEETKRYYISRIRPSYGQKVFFSSIGYDENVYGKDKMLPDNNLNYYDILLITGIANPKPLLEHLAKFSKRVKHLKFRDHHNFTDDDIKKILAEYKKLGEYKLILTTEKDYVRLKTFDYLREIVYYWPINVLIDKKEEFNQIILDYVRKN from the coding sequence ATGAAAAGATGGTACCTTTATCCTTTTTCCCTTGGTTATCATTTGGTAACGGGTATCCGGAACACAATGTATGATCTGGGAATTTTTAAGTCGACAAAATTCAAAACACCGATAATCAATGTCGGGAATCTTTCTGTGGGCGGAAGCGGAAAGTCACCTATGGTGATGTATCTTGCTCAGTTCCTGTCCAAACATTACAGAACCGGAGTGCTTTCACGGGGTTATGGAAGGCTTACCAAAGGTTATGAAGTAACAAATTACGAAAGCAACTACAAAATGGTGGGTGACGAAGCGATGCAGCTTTTTGAACGTTTTAAAAACCGTTTCGTAATTGCCGTTTCTGAAGAACGTGTTCCCGGAGCCAAAAAAGTAATTGACGATATGGATCTTGAAGTTCTTGTACTGGATGATGCCATGCAGCACAGAGCCATCAAAGCCGGATTCAATATTCTGATGACCGATTTCAGTGATCCTTTTTTCAAGGATTATCTTCTTCCTGCCGGAGATCTTAGAGAATCAAGAGCCGGATATAAAAGGGCCGACATCATCATGGTCAGCAAATGCCCTGATGAACTGACGGAGGAAACAAAAAGGTATTATATATCAAGAATACGACCTTCTTACGGGCAGAAAGTATTCTTTTCATCCATCGGTTATGACGAAAATGTCTACGGAAAAGATAAAATGCTTCCGGATAATAACCTGAATTATTATGATATTTTACTGATCACCGGAATTGCCAATCCTAAACCGCTTCTGGAACATCTGGCAAAATTCTCAAAAAGGGTGAAACATTTAAAGTTCAGAGATCATCATAATTTCACGGATGATGATATTAAAAAAATCCTTGCCGAGTATAAAAAATTAGGAGAATATAAACTGATATTAACCACAGAGAAAGACTATGTGCGTCTGAAAACTTTTGACTATCTTAGAGAAATTGTTTACTACTGGCCTATCAATGTATTGATTGATAAGAAAGAAGAATTCAATCAAATCATCTTAGATTATGTTAGAAAAAATTAA
- a CDS encoding purine-nucleoside phosphorylase, with protein sequence MLEKIKETADFIKNIIQETPDFAVVLGSGLGKLQNEIELIHVLEYKDIPHFPQTTVAGHTGKLIYGILEGKKVLMMSGRFHYYEGHSMETVTFPIRVFHLLGIQNLILSNACGGVNPAYNVADIVILKDHINMMPEHPLRGKNIDELGPRFVDMSEPYNKKMIATAEKAAANHQIKIHQGVYVALQGPTFETPAEYGMIKAIGGDMVGMSTVPEVIVARHMGMDVFCISVITDLGGPDVAFAVSHEEVLNAANKAMPNVIAVVKGLIKNYQ encoded by the coding sequence ATGTTAGAAAAAATTAAAGAAACTGCAGATTTTATTAAAAATATTATTCAGGAAACCCCTGATTTTGCAGTGGTGTTAGGATCCGGACTGGGAAAATTACAAAATGAAATAGAACTGATCCATGTTTTAGAGTACAAAGACATTCCTCATTTTCCACAGACTACAGTGGCCGGACATACCGGAAAACTGATTTACGGAATTCTGGAAGGAAAAAAAGTACTGATGATGAGCGGACGTTTCCATTATTATGAAGGACATTCTATGGAAACGGTGACATTCCCCATAAGAGTTTTTCATTTGCTGGGAATTCAAAACCTTATTCTTTCCAATGCCTGTGGTGGTGTAAACCCAGCTTACAATGTTGCAGACATCGTTATTCTGAAAGATCATATCAACATGATGCCTGAGCATCCTTTACGTGGAAAAAATATCGATGAGCTCGGGCCACGTTTTGTGGATATGAGCGAGCCTTACAACAAAAAAATGATTGCCACAGCGGAAAAGGCTGCTGCCAACCACCAGATTAAAATTCATCAGGGAGTTTATGTGGCACTACAAGGACCAACTTTTGAAACCCCGGCCGAATATGGCATGATTAAAGCTATTGGTGGGGATATGGTAGGAATGAGCACCGTTCCCGAAGTTATAGTTGCCAGACATATGGGAATGGATGTTTTCTGTATTTCCGTGATCACGGACCTTGGCGGACCGGATGTCGCTTTTGCCGTTTCCCACGAAGAAGTTCTGAATGCTGCCAATAAAGCAATGCCCAATGTAATTGCCGTTGTCAAAGGCCTGATTAAAAACTATCAGTAA
- a CDS encoding TlpA family protein disulfide reductase, whose product MKKLILIFMMGIFGISYSQKAPAVLKTGFSKEALQQKLEDENGKTVTIQQILNQHKGKVLVIDFWAGWCRDCLNALPKAKELEENNKNIDFVFLSLDRSKEGFEKSLERFDMKDKENYWFSTGWKNDFNNYVDLNWIPRYMVIDQKSSIAKYYAISPEDPELQQTIDKLLK is encoded by the coding sequence ATGAAAAAGCTGATATTAATTTTTATGATGGGTATTTTTGGAATAAGTTATTCACAAAAAGCACCTGCTGTCCTTAAAACAGGATTTTCAAAAGAAGCTTTACAGCAGAAGCTGGAAGATGAAAATGGAAAAACCGTTACCATCCAGCAGATTCTGAATCAGCATAAAGGAAAAGTTTTAGTGATTGATTTCTGGGCCGGATGGTGCAGAGACTGTTTAAATGCTCTTCCAAAAGCTAAAGAATTAGAAGAAAATAACAAGAATATTGATTTTGTATTTCTATCATTAGACCGTTCAAAAGAAGGGTTTGAAAAAAGTCTGGAAAGATTTGATATGAAAGACAAAGAAAACTATTGGTTTTCTACAGGCTGGAAGAACGATTTCAATAATTATGTAGATCTAAACTGGATCCCGAGATATATGGTGATTGATCAGAAATCTTCCATTGCAAAATATTATGCAATATCTCCTGAAGACCCTGAACTTCAACAAACCATAGACAAGCTTTTAAAATAA
- a CDS encoding GNAT family N-acetyltransferase, producing the protein MITREAKEQDLAILLEFEQGVVTAERPFNSTLIEGEIHYYDLKHLIQSPEATVIVAEENNEIIASGYALIKKAAKDYYQFKEYAYLGFMYVKPEHRGKGINKVITDELISWSKSRGINEVRLDVYAQNESAIKAYEKAGFEPHLLTMRLKA; encoded by the coding sequence ATGATTACAAGAGAAGCCAAAGAGCAGGATTTAGCAATCCTTTTAGAATTTGAACAGGGAGTTGTTACTGCCGAAAGACCGTTCAACAGCACATTGATTGAAGGAGAGATTCATTATTACGATTTAAAACATCTGATACAATCTCCCGAAGCAACCGTAATTGTTGCCGAAGAAAATAATGAAATCATTGCATCAGGATATGCTCTGATTAAGAAAGCGGCAAAAGATTATTATCAGTTTAAAGAATATGCCTATCTTGGTTTTATGTATGTAAAGCCCGAACACAGGGGAAAAGGAATCAATAAAGTCATTACTGATGAACTCATTTCCTGGTCAAAATCAAGGGGAATCAATGAGGTAAGACTGGACGTATATGCTCAGAATGAATCTGCCATAAAAGCGTATGAAAAGGCAGGTTTTGAACCTCATCTTCTTACCATGAGACTGAAGGCTTAA
- the dinB gene encoding DNA polymerase IV: protein MDFSLPLRKIIHVDMDAFYASVEQHDNPTLKGKPIAVGGQHRGVVAAASYEARKYGVRSAMPSKTAKEKCPQLIFVPPRFARYKEISKKIREIFYEYTDLVEPLSLDEAYLDVTENKKGMESANLIAKEIRQKIFEQTGLTASAGISVNKFLAKVASDINKPNGQKTIHPDKMEQFLEELPVEKFYGVGKVTANKMFSLGIYKGKDLKKRSLEDLIRLFGKSGQHYYNVVRGIHTSEVKPHRIQKSVAVERTFFEDLLDEQQINEKLESLAEEIHQRLQKNNILGRTLTLKIKYKDFSLFTRSITKEDYFSSPEQYYNTGRKLWELRPFDKAVRLLGLSLSHLNTEERKQVSVQLKIPFEEFENE, encoded by the coding sequence ATGGATTTTTCTTTGCCTCTTCGTAAAATTATTCATGTGGATATGGATGCATTCTATGCTTCTGTAGAACAGCATGATAATCCTACCTTAAAAGGCAAGCCAATAGCAGTAGGAGGACAGCATCGTGGCGTTGTCGCTGCCGCGAGCTATGAAGCCAGAAAATATGGTGTCCGTTCTGCCATGCCCAGTAAAACAGCCAAAGAAAAATGCCCTCAGCTTATTTTTGTTCCTCCCCGCTTTGCCCGATATAAAGAAATCTCGAAAAAGATCCGGGAAATTTTTTACGAGTATACCGATCTGGTAGAGCCACTTTCTCTGGATGAAGCCTATCTGGATGTCACCGAAAATAAAAAAGGAATGGAATCTGCCAACCTCATCGCCAAAGAAATCCGCCAGAAAATTTTTGAACAGACAGGATTAACAGCTTCTGCAGGAATTTCAGTGAATAAGTTTCTGGCTAAAGTTGCTTCTGACATCAATAAACCTAATGGCCAGAAAACCATTCATCCTGATAAAATGGAACAATTCCTGGAAGAATTGCCCGTAGAAAAATTTTATGGGGTTGGAAAGGTTACGGCTAACAAAATGTTTAGTTTAGGAATTTATAAAGGAAAAGATTTAAAAAAGAGATCACTTGAAGATCTGATAAGGCTTTTTGGAAAATCCGGCCAGCATTATTATAATGTGGTTCGCGGAATCCATACATCCGAAGTGAAACCTCACCGGATTCAGAAAAGTGTAGCCGTAGAAAGAACTTTTTTTGAGGATCTTCTTGATGAACAGCAGATCAATGAAAAGCTGGAGAGCCTGGCTGAAGAAATTCATCAGAGACTACAGAAAAATAATATTCTCGGAAGAACTTTAACATTAAAAATAAAATATAAAGATTTCTCTCTTTTTACAAGAAGCATTACGAAAGAAGATTATTTCTCCTCACCGGAACAATACTACAACACCGGAAGAAAACTCTGGGAGCTTCGCCCTTTTGATAAAGCTGTCCGGCTGCTCGGATTGTCTCTTTCCCACCTGAATACGGAAGAAAGGAAACAGGTTTCCGTTCAACTAAAAATCCCGTTTGAGGAATTTGAAAATGAATAG
- a CDS encoding alpha-amylase — translation MNPTMIQFFHWYSEGDGKLWKEAEKQAKYLAKLGITSVWFPPAYKGTNGGYSIGYDAYDLYDLGEFDQKGTIPTKYGTKNDYIKAIKALKKQNIQVIVDIVLGHKAGGDELEKFKVVKVDEENREKVISDVIEIESYTKFTFPGRGKKYSDFEWNFTCFSGVDYAEGMDSHIFKIQSEYGNDWEEMIDDEKGNYDYLMYNDIEHRNPFVREELNHWAKWYFDQTGFDGVRLDALKHISFDFYKEWLTLLRSNSGKNIFAVGEYWAPGYLHLLQKYIEVTEGCMSLFDSSLQNNFHTASREGASYDLRRIFDETLTQADPLHSVSLVANHDTQPLQDLEAPVEPWFKPLAYALILLRKDGYPCVFYPDLYGAHYTDKDREGNDQEIFMPKIDGIEELLKARKEHAYGNQHDYFEDANCLGWVRTGDDKHSGCAVVLSNKDAYNKPMEVGKLYAGKKFKDLLKRFEEKVIIDENGWGDFPAPAGNVSVWIPE, via the coding sequence ATGAACCCAACCATGATTCAGTTTTTTCACTGGTATTCTGAAGGAGACGGAAAGTTGTGGAAAGAAGCCGAAAAACAGGCAAAATATCTGGCAAAACTTGGAATTACTTCTGTATGGTTTCCTCCAGCCTATAAAGGAACAAATGGCGGTTACTCGATTGGTTATGATGCCTATGATCTGTATGATCTCGGAGAATTTGACCAGAAGGGAACTATTCCTACCAAATACGGCACTAAAAACGATTATATAAAAGCTATCAAAGCCTTAAAGAAACAAAATATACAAGTCATTGTAGATATTGTTCTGGGACATAAAGCCGGAGGTGATGAGCTTGAAAAATTTAAAGTCGTAAAAGTAGATGAGGAAAACAGGGAAAAAGTGATTTCCGATGTCATCGAAATAGAATCTTATACGAAATTTACGTTTCCCGGAAGAGGAAAAAAGTATTCTGATTTTGAATGGAACTTCACCTGCTTCAGCGGTGTGGATTATGCCGAGGGTATGGACTCTCATATCTTTAAAATCCAATCCGAATATGGAAATGACTGGGAGGAAATGATTGATGATGAAAAAGGAAATTATGATTACCTGATGTATAATGACATTGAGCACCGGAATCCTTTTGTACGGGAAGAACTCAACCATTGGGCAAAATGGTATTTCGACCAGACAGGTTTTGACGGCGTGAGACTGGATGCTTTAAAGCACATTTCATTTGATTTCTACAAAGAATGGCTCACTCTGCTTCGTTCCAATTCCGGGAAAAATATTTTTGCCGTAGGCGAATACTGGGCTCCGGGATATTTACATTTACTTCAAAAGTATATTGAAGTGACAGAAGGCTGTATGAGCCTTTTTGACAGTTCATTACAGAATAACTTTCATACAGCATCACGGGAAGGCGCTTCGTATGACCTAAGAAGAATTTTTGATGAAACCCTTACCCAGGCAGATCCCCTACATTCAGTAAGTTTGGTAGCCAATCATGATACGCAGCCTTTACAGGATCTTGAAGCTCCTGTAGAGCCATGGTTCAAGCCACTTGCCTATGCTCTTATTTTATTGAGAAAAGACGGTTATCCATGTGTTTTCTATCCGGATCTTTATGGTGCTCATTATACGGATAAAGACAGAGAGGGCAACGATCAGGAAATATTCATGCCTAAAATTGATGGAATTGAAGAATTATTAAAAGCCAGAAAAGAACACGCCTATGGTAATCAGCATGATTATTTTGAGGATGCCAACTGTCTTGGATGGGTTCGTACAGGAGATGACAAACATAGCGGATGTGCAGTCGTTTTAAGTAATAAAGATGCCTACAATAAGCCTATGGAAGTAGGAAAACTTTATGCCGGAAAAAAGTTTAAAGACCTGCTGAAAAGATTCGAAGAAAAAGTAATTATTGATGAAAACGGCTGGGGAGATTTTCCTGCTCCGGCAGGAAATGTAAGTGTCTGGATTCCTGAATAA
- a CDS encoding carboxylesterase family protein, which translates to MTPNHQDTTVFNTRFGRITALKEQGVIRLKSIRYAHSERFKKPVAIEASLSSNIISPEKTPVCPQALSPLVEKMIGATPVESFEADESTQYLSITRPQIISENEKLPVVVWIHGGSHEIGCGDLATADPAEWVKEQHIIVVSVSYRLGLFGFLGGDEKRPANLGLLDIIEALRWIRNNIADLGGDQNNITLLGQSSGGDAIAHLMISEGVEGLFQRVIIQSAPLGLRHKRQKMSAEFLKKTEVLKEETDVLKMMDEYKACVPSVIKYGLKAAMPFGTQYGHFPLCKEEDSVEMWKKNAQKFDVLIGLNNDETAFYLKTSEALNKYFGKGLGLKIMDKTVEKTTALIYGNPARQFARNLADAGGNVYLFRIHSKLKDNHIGAPHCIDLPLIFGNESAWKSSELLKDIPWSRIHENGKKLRALWAEFARTGKIADTSERPEILELQKM; encoded by the coding sequence ATGACACCAAATCACCAAGACACTACTGTTTTTAATACCAGATTCGGGAGAATTACAGCTCTAAAAGAACAAGGAGTTATAAGGCTTAAAAGTATCCGATACGCCCATTCTGAAAGATTTAAAAAACCAGTCGCCATAGAAGCCTCTTTATCTTCAAACATTATTTCTCCGGAAAAAACTCCGGTGTGCCCGCAGGCTTTAAGTCCGCTTGTAGAAAAAATGATCGGAGCGACACCTGTTGAAAGTTTTGAAGCAGATGAATCTACCCAGTATCTTTCCATAACCCGGCCGCAAATTATATCTGAAAATGAAAAACTTCCTGTGGTGGTCTGGATCCATGGAGGCTCTCATGAAATAGGCTGTGGAGATCTGGCTACAGCCGATCCTGCCGAATGGGTAAAAGAACAGCATATTATCGTTGTGAGTGTTTCATATCGTCTGGGATTATTTGGTTTTTTAGGGGGAGATGAGAAAAGACCTGCCAATCTTGGATTGCTGGATATCATCGAAGCATTAAGGTGGATCAGAAACAATATAGCAGATCTGGGGGGCGATCAAAATAATATTACCCTTCTCGGGCAGTCTTCAGGAGGCGATGCTATTGCTCATTTAATGATTTCGGAAGGTGTGGAAGGCTTATTCCAGCGTGTGATTATTCAAAGTGCTCCCTTGGGATTACGTCATAAAAGACAAAAAATGTCTGCAGAATTTCTGAAAAAAACAGAAGTGCTGAAAGAGGAAACCGATGTTTTAAAAATGATGGATGAGTACAAAGCATGTGTGCCTTCCGTAATAAAATATGGGTTGAAAGCTGCGATGCCTTTCGGAACTCAATACGGACATTTTCCTTTGTGTAAAGAAGAAGATTCTGTGGAAATGTGGAAAAAAAATGCTCAGAAATTTGATGTCCTGATTGGTTTAAATAATGATGAAACGGCATTCTATCTTAAAACCTCAGAAGCTTTAAATAAATATTTCGGAAAAGGATTAGGTTTAAAAATCATGGATAAAACGGTTGAAAAAACTACAGCATTGATCTATGGAAATCCGGCAAGACAGTTTGCCCGGAATCTGGCGGATGCCGGTGGAAATGTCTATCTATTCAGAATTCATTCAAAACTGAAAGACAATCATATCGGAGCACCGCATTGTATTGATCTTCCTTTAATTTTCGGAAATGAATCAGCCTGGAAATCTTCCGAATTGCTGAAAGATATTCCATGGAGTCGTATTCATGAGAATGGTAAAAAACTGAGAGCGCTCTGGGCTGAATTTGCCAGAACCGGAAAAATTGCTGATACCTCAGAAAGACCGGAAATCCTGGAGCTTCAAAAGATGTAA
- a CDS encoding helix-turn-helix domain-containing protein, whose protein sequence is MENQEVEIYNSVSEYNKMANHETLHPLVSIIDFSKSDPICQHQRKFGFYTVFLKDVMCGDMQYGKHSYDYQEGTLVFIAPGQTYGIYNNDKFIQPAGFALIFHPDLIKGTNLGKNMKDYSFFSYDVHEALHLSEKEREVVLDCFKNIKLELEQAIDKHSKSLIVNNIELFLNYCMRFYDRQFITRDHINQGVIGKFENLVDDYLKSENPKNIGFPMVNYFAEKLNLSANYFGDLIKKELGISAQEFIHNKLIDIAKEQILDQGKTISEISYDLGFKYPQHFTRLFKTKVGISPSEYKTLN, encoded by the coding sequence ATGGAAAATCAGGAGGTTGAAATCTACAACAGTGTTTCGGAATACAATAAAATGGCCAATCATGAAACCCTGCATCCGCTGGTGAGTATTATTGATTTTTCCAAATCCGATCCTATCTGCCAGCACCAGAGAAAATTCGGGTTTTATACCGTTTTTCTGAAAGATGTAATGTGCGGAGATATGCAATATGGGAAACACAGCTATGATTATCAGGAAGGAACTTTAGTTTTTATTGCTCCCGGACAGACGTATGGAATTTATAATAATGACAAATTTATCCAGCCTGCAGGTTTTGCCCTTATTTTTCATCCGGATTTAATTAAAGGAACCAACTTAGGGAAGAATATGAAAGACTATTCCTTCTTCTCTTATGATGTGCATGAAGCGCTTCATCTCTCTGAAAAAGAAAGGGAAGTAGTGCTGGATTGTTTTAAAAATATTAAACTGGAACTGGAACAGGCTATTGATAAACATAGTAAATCTTTAATTGTTAATAATATTGAACTCTTTCTGAACTACTGTATGCGTTTTTACGACCGGCAATTCATTACAAGAGATCATATCAATCAGGGTGTCATAGGTAAATTTGAAAATCTGGTGGATGATTATTTAAAATCTGAAAATCCGAAGAATATAGGTTTTCCTATGGTGAACTATTTTGCGGAAAAGCTAAATCTTTCTGCCAATTATTTCGGAGATCTGATCAAAAAAGAACTGGGAATCTCAGCTCAGGAGTTTATCCACAATAAACTGATTGATATAGCTAAAGAACAGATTCTGGATCAGGGAAAAACAATAAGCGAAATTTCTTATGATCTGGGCTTTAAATATCCACAGCATTTTACAAGGCTGTTCAAAACCAAAGTAGGAATTTCACCCAGCGAATATAAAACCCTGAACTAG
- a CDS encoding NAD(P)-dependent alcohol dehydrogenase, giving the protein MSTITVKAYGAESTTADLKEMNIERREVTAKDVEIEILYCGVCHSDLHTARNDWGGSLYPVVPGHEIVGRITKVGSEVSKFKVGDLAGVGCIVDSCGHCDSCQHDLEQYCQNGFTGTYNGKDKHLGGHTFGGYSQKVVVDEHFVLSVPENLDLAAVAPLLCAGITTWSPLRHWNAGPGSKVAVVGLGGLGHMAIKLAKGLGAEVTLFSRTPGKTDDAKQLGADHVVISTDDSQMDAVKGKFDLIIDTVPYEHDINPYMQTLSLNGTLVLVGFVGEFQETQVSTRPMIFQRRSVAGSLIGGIAETQELLDFCGKHNIVSDIELIKMQDINNAYERMLKSDVKYRFVIDMQSL; this is encoded by the coding sequence ATGAGTACAATCACAGTAAAAGCTTATGGCGCTGAGTCTACCACGGCAGATCTGAAAGAAATGAATATTGAAAGAAGAGAGGTAACCGCAAAAGATGTAGAGATTGAAATTCTATATTGTGGAGTATGCCACTCTGACCTTCATACAGCCAGAAACGACTGGGGCGGATCTTTATATCCTGTAGTTCCGGGGCATGAAATTGTAGGAAGAATTACCAAAGTAGGAAGTGAGGTTTCCAAATTTAAAGTTGGAGATCTGGCAGGTGTAGGATGTATTGTAGATTCTTGTGGACACTGCGACAGCTGTCAGCACGATCTGGAGCAATATTGCCAGAATGGATTTACAGGGACTTATAACGGAAAAGATAAGCACCTTGGAGGTCATACTTTTGGAGGATATTCTCAAAAAGTAGTTGTTGATGAACATTTTGTTTTAAGTGTTCCTGAAAATTTAGATCTGGCAGCAGTAGCACCCCTTCTGTGCGCAGGAATTACCACATGGTCACCGTTAAGACACTGGAACGCTGGTCCGGGTTCAAAAGTAGCCGTTGTAGGATTAGGCGGTTTAGGTCATATGGCTATCAAACTAGCAAAAGGACTGGGAGCAGAAGTTACTTTATTCTCAAGAACTCCGGGAAAAACGGATGATGCGAAACAACTTGGAGCAGATCACGTTGTAATCTCTACGGATGATTCCCAAATGGATGCTGTAAAAGGTAAATTTGACCTTATCATCGATACGGTACCTTACGAACATGACATCAATCCTTATATGCAGACTCTTTCTCTGAACGGAACTCTGGTTCTTGTAGGATTCGTTGGTGAATTCCAGGAAACGCAGGTAAGTACAAGACCTATGATCTTCCAACGCCGTTCTGTAGCAGGATCTTTGATCGGAGGTATTGCAGAAACCCAGGAACTGTTAGATTTCTGTGGAAAACATAATATCGTATCTGATATCGAGCTGATTAAAATGCAGGATATCAACAACGCATATGAAAGAATGCTTAAAAGCGATGTAAAATACCGTTTCGTTATTGATATGCAGTCTTTATAA
- a CDS encoding winged helix-turn-helix transcriptional regulator has translation MTAIKESSTIQENKKTVQDCPVMYVMERIGGFWKPIILFNLSTGEKRYSELKKAIPAVTEKMLIQHLKQLETDGLIIRTAKPVVPPHVTYKLSEAGNELAPVIDAMAAWAFQDMERNDNKCAEGNRYITKQDQNAFSQNLKK, from the coding sequence ATGACAGCGATTAAAGAAAGTTCAACCATTCAGGAGAATAAAAAAACAGTGCAGGATTGTCCTGTAATGTACGTTATGGAAAGAATTGGAGGATTCTGGAAACCGATTATCCTGTTCAATCTTTCCACAGGAGAAAAAAGATACAGCGAATTGAAAAAAGCAATTCCTGCCGTAACAGAAAAAATGCTTATCCAGCATTTGAAACAGCTTGAAACAGACGGACTCATTATCAGAACAGCAAAACCTGTAGTGCCACCTCATGTGACCTATAAACTGAGTGAAGCAGGGAATGAACTGGCTCCAGTGATTGATGCCATGGCAGCATGGGCTTTTCAGGATATGGAAAGAAATGATAATAAATGTGCTGAAGGAAACAGATATATAACGAAACAGGATCAAAATGCTTTTAGCCAAAATCTGAAAAAATAA
- a CDS encoding NAD(P)H-binding protein, giving the protein MKIIITGSLGNVAKPLAQKLIADGHNITIVSSSDARKQDIESLGATPAIGSITDVDFLTQTFDGADAVFVMTPPAISPDKIVENTTNAGKNYAEALKNTNVKRAVMLSSVGAESPVENGPIAGLHNIEKIYNDVEDTSFTFLRAGYFYNNFFNDIPLIQNAGIIGANYPASIEVPVVHPTDIAKAAAEELVNDGNTHTIRYIVSDIRKASDFAKVLGSSVNKPELPWVEFSDEDSLNGMLQAGLPEDMANLYVEMGRGIRTGVVQKDFIDHGSPITGSVKLEDFAKEFASQF; this is encoded by the coding sequence ATGAAAATTATAATCACAGGATCACTAGGAAATGTAGCTAAACCATTAGCACAAAAATTAATTGCCGACGGGCACAATATTACCATAGTAAGCAGCAGCGATGCCAGAAAACAGGATATTGAATCTCTGGGTGCAACTCCGGCCATTGGGTCTATCACAGACGTTGATTTTTTAACGCAAACATTTGATGGAGCGGATGCAGTTTTTGTGATGACCCCTCCAGCGATCAGCCCGGATAAAATTGTGGAAAACACGACCAATGCAGGAAAAAATTATGCTGAAGCTTTGAAAAATACGAATGTAAAAAGAGCTGTCATGTTAAGCAGTGTAGGTGCAGAATCTCCGGTAGAAAACGGTCCTATTGCGGGTCTTCACAATATTGAAAAAATATATAATGACGTAGAAGACACTTCTTTTACTTTTTTAAGAGCCGGATATTTTTACAATAATTTTTTCAATGATATTCCTTTAATTCAAAATGCAGGAATCATTGGAGCAAATTATCCTGCAAGTATTGAAGTACCAGTTGTACATCCAACTGATATTGCGAAAGCTGCTGCCGAAGAACTGGTAAACGACGGAAATACCCATACGATCAGATATATTGTAAGCGATATAAGAAAAGCCTCTGATTTTGCTAAAGTTTTGGGTTCTTCTGTTAATAAGCCGGAACTTCCATGGGTAGAGTTCTCTGATGAAGATTCTTTAAACGGAATGCTTCAGGCGGGATTACCTGAAGATATGGCTAATTTGTATGTTGAAATGGGAAGAGGAATAAGAACCGGTGTTGTACAGAAAGATTTTATTGATCATGGTTCCCCGATTACAGGAAGTGTTAAATTAGAAGATTTTGCAAAGGAGTTTGCTTCTCAATTTTAA